One window of Microcoleus vaginatus PCC 9802 genomic DNA carries:
- a CDS encoding DUF1190 domain-containing protein codes for MTHNNNRTTTIRYLLITSGVLAIGGLGYLAYTMLHQRNEVRYYESEQQCIVDAMNQSNGFTKEQCQAQFRYAMQEYERITPVYRTQPECQEDTASICSQVSNSSVATAGWRPDFGGFYFTDDVDDDAPPTVVNGGSSGSYRVYPVQPVYRSNIGIVTPDRTQITRPLQGIPLDSPSFSSSRDTPNRPPGHAAQGTIKGRGRFGNAVRSTGSLGDGGK; via the coding sequence ATGACTCATAACAACAATCGAACGACAACAATTCGTTACCTTCTAATTACATCAGGTGTACTAGCGATCGGTGGATTAGGCTATCTTGCTTATACCATGTTGCACCAACGCAACGAAGTACGCTACTACGAATCCGAACAGCAATGTATTGTAGATGCGATGAACCAAAGCAACGGGTTCACCAAAGAGCAGTGTCAGGCCCAGTTCCGGTACGCAATGCAGGAATACGAACGCATTACGCCCGTGTATCGCACGCAGCCAGAATGCCAAGAAGACACAGCAAGCATTTGCTCGCAGGTATCGAATTCCAGCGTTGCTACCGCCGGATGGCGACCAGACTTCGGCGGCTTCTATTTCACTGATGATGTCGATGATGATGCCCCTCCAACAGTGGTCAACGGCGGCTCTAGCGGCTCCTACAGGGTTTATCCAGTGCAACCCGTTTACCGCTCCAACATCGGAATTGTAACTCCAGATAGAACCCAGATTACTCGTCCCCTACAGGGCATACCGCTAGATTCTCCCTCCTTTTCCTCCAGTCGCGACACCCCAAATCGCCCCCCAGGCCACGCAGCTCAGGGAACCATCAAAGGACGAGGGAGGTTTGGTAATGCTGTCCGCTCCACGGGTTCTTTGGGAGACGGAGGCAAGTGA
- a CDS encoding UPF0104 family protein: MGKPHLHRIQNFLKIAKSHLKPYLRYLILGGTFLFIAKAFLTHWREVANIQIRAESFPLLAIALGVTLLSLIFVGWVWMLILREFRQPVTAAWAIQVFLKTNIAKYLPGNIWHFWGRILEAKKAGIFPKAATLSVLLEPLLMASAGVLIGLICFEKINWFLRIVGCAAILTAIHPRILNPIVLFVERLKLSKNNGENSQAEEAAEDQLNFTTESTSKIAKKTFPVKSHSQINLPIKRYPLVPLIGQMCFIGLRGCGFLLTVTALTPVNFSNIPNLFGAFCFAFVVGLVVPGAPGGMGVFEATAIALLSDRFSTGIILSAVALYRIISILADVSGAALAKLDRQRNQRSQKRRI; the protein is encoded by the coding sequence ATGGGAAAACCACACTTGCATCGAATTCAGAATTTTTTGAAGATCGCGAAGTCGCATTTAAAGCCTTATTTGCGCTATTTGATTTTGGGCGGGACGTTTTTATTTATTGCCAAAGCTTTTTTAACTCACTGGCGAGAAGTCGCGAATATCCAAATTCGAGCCGAAAGTTTTCCGTTGCTGGCGATCGCCCTCGGCGTCACTTTATTGTCTCTAATTTTTGTCGGTTGGGTGTGGATGTTGATTTTGCGGGAATTCCGCCAACCTGTAACTGCCGCCTGGGCGATTCAAGTTTTTCTCAAAACTAATATTGCCAAGTATTTGCCGGGGAATATTTGGCATTTTTGGGGTCGAATATTGGAAGCCAAAAAAGCAGGAATTTTCCCGAAAGCTGCTACTCTCAGCGTGTTGCTGGAACCGCTGCTTATGGCTTCTGCGGGCGTGCTGATAGGGTTGATTTGTTTTGAGAAAATCAATTGGTTTTTGCGGATTGTCGGTTGTGCTGCTATTTTAACGGCGATTCATCCCCGAATTTTAAATCCGATCGTTCTCTTTGTAGAGCGGTTGAAGTTATCCAAGAACAATGGGGAAAATTCCCAGGCTGAGGAGGCTGCGGAGGATCAACTAAATTTTACTACAGAGTCTACTTCCAAGATAGCTAAAAAAACATTTCCTGTCAAGTCCCACAGCCAAATTAATTTGCCAATTAAACGCTATCCTTTAGTGCCGTTAATCGGACAAATGTGTTTTATCGGATTGCGGGGCTGCGGTTTTTTGCTAACTGTAACGGCTTTAACTCCGGTGAACTTTAGCAATATTCCCAACTTGTTCGGTGCTTTTTGTTTTGCGTTTGTTGTCGGTTTAGTCGTACCGGGTGCACCGGGGGGAATGGGAGTATTTGAAGCAACGGCGATCGCCCTGCTGTCCGATCGCTTTTCTACGGGTATAATTCTGAGTGCCGTGGCTTTGTATCGGATAATTAGCATTCTGGCGGATGTTTCCGGTGCTGCTTTGGCAAAGCTCGATCGGCAGCGAAATCAGCGCAGTCAAAAAAGGCGAATTTGA
- a CDS encoding glutathionylspermidine synthase preATP-grasp family protein, giving the protein MYPFLFQRRRNWQQHVLENAYQCQPLADINQRYWAEALDRPFGVMFSRQEEARIWDATEALWDMCREFLDWFFTADGLENRMKKLAIPPAFWEAIQVSWDRVDEAEDMSLYTRFDLAVTEDGKISLLEINGETPLLGAETVYQWLWLDDMKKPSRDLRSLPNDANQFNNFWDEVAGRFRTLSRHYDLKQFGLSLLIDEHLSEDTEMAGQLVEIINQELGNDRFFTQLVGLRNHLGVDEEGFFVDQFNNRILRLWKIVDWLDLQLASQSFNADEALASRLIAGDVKIIEPLWKQILSNKGSMVWMWELFGNHPVYAQFLLPTFFTDTISLESTALLTQMHVKKPLVGLEGVGVSIETGDFVAGAVHAREAMGYDREGFIIQSYQPLPEYFGYHFVVGSWIVGDTPSGIVLRGDTNPITGRHCLIVPHIVSDRLVNT; this is encoded by the coding sequence ATGTATCCCTTTTTGTTTCAGCGACGGCGCAACTGGCAGCAGCACGTATTAGAGAACGCCTACCAATGTCAGCCTCTTGCAGACATCAACCAACGCTACTGGGCAGAAGCCTTAGACCGTCCCTTTGGGGTGATGTTTTCGCGCCAGGAAGAGGCGAGGATCTGGGATGCTACTGAGGCTCTTTGGGATATGTGCCGGGAGTTTTTGGACTGGTTTTTCACCGCTGATGGCCTAGAAAATCGGATGAAAAAACTCGCTATTCCCCCTGCTTTCTGGGAAGCAATTCAGGTTTCGTGGGATCGGGTTGACGAAGCAGAAGATATGTCTCTTTATACCCGTTTCGATCTTGCCGTCACTGAAGATGGAAAAATTAGCCTTCTAGAAATCAACGGCGAAACTCCTCTCTTGGGTGCAGAAACAGTCTATCAATGGCTGTGGTTAGATGACATGAAAAAACCAAGCCGAGATTTGCGATCGCTTCCCAACGATGCCAATCAGTTCAACAACTTTTGGGACGAAGTTGCGGGTCGATTCCGCACTCTAAGTCGTCATTATGATTTAAAGCAGTTCGGTCTGAGCTTGTTAATTGACGAGCATCTGTCAGAAGATACCGAGATGGCAGGACAACTGGTGGAAATTATTAATCAAGAATTGGGAAACGATCGCTTTTTCACCCAACTTGTAGGATTGCGTAACCATCTGGGCGTTGATGAAGAAGGATTTTTTGTTGATCAATTCAATAATCGGATATTGCGGCTGTGGAAAATCGTCGATTGGCTGGATTTGCAACTCGCCAGCCAATCCTTTAACGCAGATGAAGCCCTAGCATCGCGCCTGATAGCAGGGGACGTGAAAATCATTGAACCGCTGTGGAAACAGATTTTAAGCAATAAAGGATCGATGGTATGGATGTGGGAATTATTTGGCAACCACCCAGTGTACGCTCAATTCTTGCTACCCACTTTCTTCACAGATACTATCTCGCTCGAATCCACAGCATTACTGACCCAAATGCACGTCAAAAAGCCCCTCGTCGGTCTAGAAGGTGTTGGGGTTTCTATTGAAACAGGCGATTTTGTTGCCGGAGCCGTTCACGCCCGTGAGGCGATGGGCTACGATCGCGAAGGATTCATTATTCAGTCCTATCAACCCTTGCCCGAATATTTTGGCTACCACTTCGTCGTAGGTTCCTGGATTGTCGGCGATACTCCATCCGGCATCGTATTGCGCGGAGATACCAATCCGATCACCGGACGACATTGCTTAATTGTTCCGCATATCGTGAGCGATCGTCTGGTGAATACTTAA